CCCTTTGTCATGTGTCTTCTCCAAAAAGCAGGCGCAGCCTCTCCCGGTGAAAGGGCATCAGGTCTCCGGCCCTTCTAAGGACATAAAGATCGTATTCATCAGCCTGATATTCATCCGCCGCATAGAGTCTTTCTCCCTGGATGACTCGTGAAGCCAGAAAAGGGGGTGCTTCCGGCAGAATAACCAGGTCAACCCGGCTGACCTGAAAAAAATCTTCCAGCCTGATGCAAAGCTCAACCTTCTCTCTTGGAGATGGATGAAAACCGGGTATGGGCAGCACCCCGATATCCAGGTCCGACTGGGAAGCACGCATTTCCTGGATTTCCTGCCTCAGCCAGGCAAGGGTTTCCTTTGCCCTGCTGCCGAAAGCGTACATAATGGATATAGAAAATTGCCGGCAGATGGCGGCCAGATGTTCTTCCCGAGAACCTGTATTATTTTCTATAGATGAAGACATGAGTTGTTTCCGCATTATTTCTCGTTGCCATGTCCGGCTTGCTGCCAGCTGGAGGCTGAGCCCGAGTTCTGATTTTGACCTTGTT
The sequence above is drawn from the Desulfonatronovibrio magnus genome and encodes:
- a CDS encoding nucleotidyltransferase family protein yields the protein MSSSIENNTGSREEHLAAICRQFSISIMYAFGSRAKETLAWLRQEIQEMRASQSDLDIGVLPIPGFHPSPREKVELCIRLEDFFQVSRVDLVILPEAPPFLASRVIQGERLYAADEYQADEYDLYVLRRAGDLMPFHRERLRLLFGEDT